A stretch of the Coprobacillus cateniformis genome encodes the following:
- the alr gene encoding alanine racemase — translation MTHYRDTHALIRLDYLQDNVNTLYQRVQKPMMAIIKANAYGHGYQEVANVLKDHEHISMFGVATLKEAIDLRKLGIEQDILVLGAIPLKDLDFVIDYDITLTLFSKEYMEEIVELYHHEKPVKVHIKIDTGMNRIGLKTKTEFEDVLRNYPKDIFQIDGVFTHFATADDPLQNDAYENQLNMFYDIVGDHQFRYIHCQNSASMMYHHEEKSNLARIGIAMYGVDPAGEESVHLKQVMSLYSRVVMIKKIKKGEKIGYGLTYTAPEDEYIATLPIGYADGFIRANQGRDVYIQGKYYPIVGRVCMDQMMVKVDEHIKVHDEVEIFGDHMTLSRMAKELKTIPYEIVCLISERVERIYQPTVMKIYRG, via the coding sequence GTGACACATTATCGTGATACACATGCATTGATACGTCTTGATTATTTGCAGGACAATGTCAACACATTATACCAAAGAGTTCAAAAGCCAATGATGGCAATTATTAAAGCAAATGCATATGGACATGGATATCAGGAAGTTGCCAATGTTTTAAAGGATCATGAACACATTTCAATGTTTGGTGTAGCAACCTTAAAAGAAGCTATTGATTTACGAAAATTAGGGATTGAACAAGATATTTTGGTTTTAGGTGCAATTCCATTAAAAGACCTTGATTTTGTAATTGATTATGATATAACATTAACTTTATTCTCTAAGGAATATATGGAAGAGATTGTTGAACTTTATCATCATGAAAAGCCAGTCAAGGTGCATATAAAAATAGATACAGGAATGAATAGAATTGGGTTAAAAACAAAAACTGAATTTGAAGATGTATTAAGAAACTATCCTAAAGATATTTTTCAAATTGATGGTGTTTTTACACACTTTGCAACAGCTGATGATCCTCTGCAAAATGATGCTTATGAAAATCAACTGAATATGTTTTATGATATCGTTGGAGACCATCAGTTTCGCTATATTCATTGTCAAAACTCTGCTTCTATGATGTATCATCATGAAGAAAAATCCAATTTAGCAAGAATTGGAATAGCGATGTATGGTGTGGATCCTGCTGGTGAAGAGAGTGTACACTTAAAACAAGTCATGTCTTTATATAGTCGAGTTGTTATGATTAAAAAAATAAAAAAAGGAGAGAAAATAGGTTACGGATTAACTTATACGGCTCCTGAAGATGAATATATTGCAACATTACCAATTGGATATGCTGATGGTTTTATCCGTGCGAATCAAGGAAGAGACGTTTATATCCAAGGTAAGTATTATCCCATTGTAGGAAGAGTTTGTATGGATCAGATGATGGTTAAAGTGGATGAACATATCAAAGTTCATGATGAAGTTGAAATCTTTGGCGATCATATGACTTTATCACGTATGGCTAAAGAATTAAAGACAATTCCTTATGAAATTGTTTGTTTGATTAGTGAACGTGTAGAACGTATCTATCAGCCAACGGTCATGAAAATATATCGTGGTTAA
- a CDS encoding ROK family protein: protein MKTYLTFDVGGSAIKYALIQEDLSILDKSSVPTPMDSLEHFVETIGEIYDRYASQISGIAISMPGIIDPQKGYSYTGGALRYIEKLETVKVLQARCPINITIGNDAKCAANAEIGFGNLKDIQDGAVVILGTGIGGCLIKNHQVHTGRHFSAGEFSFMKTNCLDPIGLDYAWSDRNGIKGLLKRVQEELETDKKMSGKEIFELANQGNEKVIKGIDQFSLEVATQIFNVHIIFDCEKVAIGGGISAQPLLIEFIQKNLDAIYDNLGFDVYKPEIVPCHFRNDANLIGTLYQHLETYK, encoded by the coding sequence ATGAAAACATATTTAACATTTGATGTAGGGGGAAGTGCTATTAAATATGCATTAATCCAAGAAGATTTATCAATACTTGATAAATCAAGTGTGCCAACACCAATGGATTCATTGGAACATTTTGTTGAAACTATAGGAGAAATTTATGATCGTTATGCTTCTCAAATTTCTGGAATAGCTATAAGCATGCCTGGGATTATAGATCCTCAAAAAGGATATTCTTATACTGGCGGGGCATTACGTTACATAGAAAAATTGGAAACTGTAAAAGTTCTGCAAGCAAGATGTCCTATCAATATAACGATTGGAAATGATGCTAAATGTGCTGCTAATGCTGAAATTGGATTTGGTAATTTAAAAGATATTCAAGATGGGGCTGTTGTTATTTTAGGAACAGGAATTGGTGGGTGTTTGATTAAGAATCATCAAGTTCATACAGGGCGTCATTTTAGTGCAGGAGAATTTTCATTTATGAAAACGAATTGCCTAGATCCAATAGGGTTGGATTATGCATGGTCTGATCGTAATGGAATTAAAGGTTTGTTAAAAAGAGTTCAGGAAGAATTAGAAACTGATAAAAAAATGAGTGGTAAAGAAATTTTTGAATTAGCAAATCAAGGAAATGAAAAGGTCATTAAGGGGATTGATCAGTTCTCATTAGAAGTCGCTACGCAAATTTTTAATGTTCATATTATATTTGATTGTGAGAAAGTTGCGATTGGTGGAGGAATTAGTGCACAGCCATTATTAATTGAATTCATCCAAAAAAATTTAGATGCTATTTATGATAATTTAGGATTTGATGTTTATAAACCTGAAATTGTGCCATGCCATTTTAGAAATGATGCCAATCTTATTGGAACACTATATCAGCATTTAGAGACTTACAAGTAG
- a CDS encoding gamma-glutamyl-gamma-aminobutyrate hydrolase family protein, with protein sequence MYKIAITLRKKEDHMTFFMNDTYYQFLSPYFDIELVVPRKDRQYQDVVNRNNALLICGGNDIDPHYYHQESHHSNTLEDHLIETMDFDIFQQFYEAKKPILGICRGIQVINILFQGSLYQDIPSQYPTLIQHNKDYHHVLIQKDTLLSRYFPSQIKVNSSHHQNIKDVPKTLKISAISEDGLIEGIENNQILAVQWHPERMDEQHQKQFIQYILDFIQNHS encoded by the coding sequence ATGTATAAAATTGCCATAACTCTACGAAAGAAGGAAGATCACATGACCTTCTTTATGAACGATACTTATTATCAATTTCTTTCACCATATTTTGATATTGAACTTGTAGTTCCTAGAAAGGATCGTCAATATCAAGATGTTGTTAATAGAAATAATGCGCTACTTATTTGTGGAGGGAATGATATTGACCCTCATTATTATCACCAAGAATCACATCATTCAAACACTTTAGAAGATCATTTGATTGAAACTATGGACTTTGATATCTTTCAACAGTTTTATGAAGCAAAGAAACCTATTCTCGGTATCTGTCGTGGTATTCAAGTCATTAATATTTTATTTCAAGGAAGTTTATATCAGGACATTCCTTCACAATATCCAACGCTTATTCAACACAATAAAGATTATCACCATGTTCTTATTCAAAAAGATACATTATTAAGTCGCTATTTTCCATCTCAAATAAAAGTTAACTCTTCACATCATCAAAATATTAAAGATGTCCCTAAGACTTTAAAAATAAGTGCTATTAGTGAAGATGGTTTAATAGAAGGAATTGAAAACAACCAAATTCTAGCCGTTCAATGGCATCCAGAAAGAATGGATGAACAGCACCAAAAACAATTTATACAATATATCTTAGACTTTATACAAAATCATTCCTGA
- a CDS encoding HlyC/CorC family transporter produces the protein MDPNQIVMIFMFILLIALSALFSMSETAFMSVNKIRVRTLAEENNKKAKIVDSLLENQDRLLSSILVGNNLVNIGASSLTTSFVISLFGNEGTGVAIATGFVTLMILIFGEITPKSLATKNAESIAFGVCRFIKLITMICTPVVVVLNVISSLFIHLLGGDTDNGPTMTEEDLKTIVTVSHEEGVLEDEEKEMIHNVFEFGETEIKEIMTPRIHVASVADDVSYNDLMKTFKESQFSRIPVHSDSYDEIIGVLHIKDLMLSKVVKSKFDVKEFMRDTFVVYEFNHVSDVFEAMRKEHVSLAIVLDEYGVMSGIVTLEDIVEEIVGEIDDEYDELEDSSIIELENGQYLIDGSLNIDEVNETCGTTFSSEDFESIGGLVLGQCNGSPELNQVLKIDQVLLTIKQIDKNRIVQLQLELLNQEENDEEELEEKHD, from the coding sequence GTGGACCCGAATCAGATAGTTATGATTTTTATGTTTATTTTATTAATTGCTTTATCGGCATTGTTTTCAATGAGTGAAACAGCATTTATGTCAGTTAATAAAATTAGAGTGAGAACTTTAGCAGAGGAAAATAATAAGAAAGCGAAGATTGTTGATTCTTTGTTGGAGAATCAAGATCGTTTGTTAAGTTCTATTTTAGTGGGTAATAATTTAGTCAACATAGGAGCTTCTTCATTAACAACATCATTTGTGATTTCTTTGTTTGGCAATGAAGGAACTGGAGTTGCAATTGCAACTGGTTTTGTCACTTTAATGATTTTAATCTTTGGTGAAATTACTCCAAAATCTTTAGCTACAAAAAATGCCGAGTCTATTGCTTTTGGTGTTTGTCGTTTTATTAAATTGATTACAATGATATGTACACCTGTTGTTGTGGTATTAAATGTCATTTCAAGTTTGTTTATTCATCTATTAGGTGGCGATACAGACAATGGACCAACAATGACAGAAGAAGATTTAAAAACAATTGTGACAGTTTCTCATGAAGAAGGTGTCTTGGAAGATGAAGAAAAAGAAATGATTCATAATGTTTTTGAATTTGGTGAAACCGAAATTAAAGAAATTATGACACCCAGAATTCATGTGGCTAGTGTTGCTGATGATGTTTCATATAATGATTTAATGAAAACATTTAAAGAAAGTCAATTTTCAAGAATACCTGTTCATTCAGATTCATATGATGAAATTATTGGTGTTTTGCATATTAAAGACTTAATGCTTTCTAAAGTTGTGAAATCAAAATTTGATGTGAAGGAATTTATGCGAGATACATTTGTTGTGTATGAATTTAATCATGTCTCAGATGTTTTTGAAGCTATGCGTAAAGAACATGTTTCTTTAGCGATTGTTCTTGATGAATATGGAGTTATGAGTGGTATTGTTACTCTTGAGGATATTGTTGAGGAGATTGTTGGAGAAATTGATGATGAATATGATGAATTAGAAGATTCATCAATTATAGAATTAGAAAATGGACAATATCTTATTGATGGAAGTCTTAATATTGATGAAGTGAATGAAACATGTGGAACAACATTTTCATCTGAAGACTTTGAATCAATTGGAGGTCTTGTTTTAGGTCAATGTAATGGGAGCCCTGAATTAAATCAGGTTTTAAAGATAGATCAAGTTTTATTAACAATTAAACAGATTGATAAAAATAGAATCGTTCAATTACAATTAGAACTTTTAAACCAAGAAGAAAATGATGAAGAAGAATTAGAGGAAAAGCATGACTAG
- a CDS encoding YihY/virulence factor BrkB family protein, with protein sequence MKHFYDKCVEIYDDYRAVVPSYAAAALSFYLLLIIVPAFSLVAVGTSLLNIDMSLIENIIQQIVMPEYSAMIIDVLESRSVNTVALVTMIISIYTVSRGVGNIYEISKNMYQEDRDESLISYYIYTFKVTIFLLLLFIGIIAVMALGPLAYIFNILYSLFGIRHIFLYFLMVFCLMSIYMIVPRIRTHHSDAFQGALVASALMLVLYYGLNIYFQFADFQSVYGPLSFIVVILFVFDWAAEIFYIGMYITNLLHLRRKEDEKRTSRN encoded by the coding sequence GTGAAACACTTTTATGATAAGTGTGTAGAGATTTATGATGATTATCGTGCTGTTGTACCATCTTATGCGGCTGCAGCTTTATCGTTTTATTTATTATTAATCATCGTTCCTGCTTTTTCACTGGTTGCTGTTGGGACATCATTATTAAATATTGATATGAGCTTAATTGAAAATATTATTCAGCAGATTGTGATGCCAGAATATTCAGCAATGATTATTGATGTTTTAGAATCACGTTCTGTTAATACAGTGGCTTTAGTGACTATGATTATTTCTATTTATACAGTTTCTAGAGGTGTTGGAAATATCTATGAAATCTCAAAGAATATGTATCAGGAAGATCGTGATGAGAGTCTTATAAGTTATTATATCTATACATTTAAGGTGACAATATTCTTATTACTATTGTTTATTGGAATTATTGCAGTCATGGCTTTAGGACCACTGGCTTATATATTTAATATTTTATATTCATTATTTGGGATAAGACATATCTTTTTATATTTTTTGATGGTATTTTGTTTAATGAGTATTTATATGATTGTGCCACGGATTCGCACACATCATAGTGATGCTTTTCAAGGTGCATTGGTGGCAAGTGCATTGATGTTGGTTTTATATTATGGATTAAATATTTATTTTCAGTTTGCTGATTTTCAATCTGTTTATGGACCATTATCATTCATTGTTGTGATTTTGTTTGTGTTTGATTGGGCAGCGGAAATATTTTATATTGGAATGTATATTACAAATTTGTTACATTTAAGGAGAAAAGAAGATGAGAAAAGAACAAGTAGAAATTAA
- the rlmD gene encoding 23S rRNA (uracil(1939)-C(5))-methyltransferase RlmD → MRKEQVEIKKLGINGEGIGYINKKICFVQNALPGEMVEVEIIEDNRKFLKGKVLKTMNVSSDRVESFCKEDHFCQGCSLTALSYKQHLPHKKGILKDALKKYTDFDVESLPIKAVIPAITQTGYKKVVSLPVTYFKGKVAVGIYQRESKYLTFMNNCSMQDPLINQCLVKIENILNEYKVRDYNDKVKKGLRFMKVRNIAGQIQVLFVTGQDGISEEVTKAIGQIEEVKSIYFTINTSRHQDFEQQGYKKIYGQSTLPFQCFEQQYLYSIKSEFPINPEMEMKKLDIMKSFIPENTSVLSLNCGIGLLELSLSQHVVAIDDKNYHIKDAKDNAKFLHKDNVEFICKNIDEATVQQCKKKRFDIAVIRCEELSRAIKQSLVLSKVKDVIYVSDHPSSLAKDLDELSSYYQIESIIPLDTYPYTSKLDTIVKLKRK, encoded by the coding sequence ATGAGAAAAGAACAAGTAGAAATTAAGAAATTAGGAATTAATGGTGAAGGGATTGGATATATCAATAAAAAGATATGTTTTGTTCAAAATGCTTTACCTGGTGAAATGGTAGAAGTAGAGATTATCGAAGATAATCGTAAGTTTTTAAAAGGAAAAGTGTTAAAGACAATGAATGTTTCCTCTGATCGAGTTGAATCTTTCTGTAAAGAAGATCATTTTTGTCAAGGTTGTTCATTAACTGCTCTTTCCTATAAACAACATCTTCCTCATAAGAAAGGAATACTTAAAGATGCATTAAAGAAATATACTGATTTTGATGTAGAAAGTCTTCCTATAAAAGCTGTTATACCAGCAATCACACAAACTGGTTATAAAAAGGTCGTTTCATTGCCAGTGACTTATTTTAAAGGTAAAGTTGCTGTTGGTATATATCAAAGAGAATCTAAGTATTTAACATTTATGAATAATTGTTCGATGCAGGATCCATTAATTAATCAATGTTTAGTTAAAATTGAAAATATTTTAAATGAATATAAAGTTAGAGATTATAATGATAAAGTCAAAAAAGGTCTTCGCTTTATGAAAGTGAGAAATATTGCAGGACAAATTCAAGTGCTTTTTGTTACAGGACAAGATGGAATAAGTGAAGAAGTGACAAAAGCAATTGGGCAAATCGAAGAAGTCAAAAGTATTTATTTTACAATCAATACATCAAGGCATCAGGATTTTGAGCAACAAGGTTATAAAAAAATATATGGTCAATCAACATTGCCTTTTCAATGTTTTGAACAACAATATTTATATTCTATAAAATCAGAATTTCCTATCAATCCAGAAATGGAAATGAAAAAATTAGATATAATGAAATCATTTATTCCTGAAAATACGAGTGTACTATCATTGAACTGTGGAATAGGATTATTAGAATTATCATTAAGTCAACATGTTGTTGCAATTGATGATAAAAATTATCATATTAAGGATGCAAAAGATAATGCGAAATTTTTACATAAAGATAATGTTGAATTTATCTGTAAAAATATTGACGAAGCAACTGTTCAGCAATGTAAAAAGAAAAGATTTGATATTGCTGTGATAAGATGTGAAGAGCTAAGTCGTGCTATTAAACAGAGTTTAGTATTATCAAAGGTCAAAGATGTTATTTATGTAAGTGACCATCCTTCATCACTAGCAAAGGATTTAGATGAATTGAGTAGTTATTACCAAATTGAAAGTATTATTCCTTTAGATACATATCCATATACATCTAAATTAGATACAATTGTGAAGTTAAAAAGAAAATAA
- a CDS encoding winged helix-turn-helix transcriptional regulator codes for MKKQYDIDCNIAQTLNLIGDKWTLLILHAVKVGFKTYKELQENLPGIPTNLLSNRLKTLCEDDLLDCELYSKHPPRYQYNLTDKSNDLDDIYNALIIWGDHHLQKSFKCLNHKDCDGNVRIVYVCEKCGKELSKDELLVHTH; via the coding sequence ATGAAAAAACAATATGATATTGATTGTAATATTGCTCAAACATTAAATTTAATTGGTGACAAATGGACACTATTAATTTTACATGCTGTAAAAGTTGGATTCAAAACATATAAAGAACTACAAGAAAATCTCCCTGGTATTCCAACAAACCTTTTATCTAATCGTCTCAAAACTTTATGTGAAGATGATTTGTTAGATTGTGAGCTTTATTCAAAGCATCCACCTCGCTATCAATATAATCTTACTGATAAAAGCAATGATTTAGACGATATTTATAATGCCTTAATTATTTGGGGTGATCACCATTTACAAAAGAGTTTTAAATGCTTAAATCATAAAGATTGTGATGGAAATGTTCGTATCGTTTATGTCTGTGAAAAATGTGGCAAAGAACTTTCTAAAGATGAATTACTTGTTCATACACATTAA
- a CDS encoding cytochrome c biogenesis protein/redoxin: MNFILVFFEGLFSFFSPCVLPLIPLYVGYLSGQSHDEEKPSRKKLFLLTTCFIIGIFIAIFLLNISVQVISSFFKEHMTLMTRIGGILIIILGLYQFGVIRSQKLSQTKRFSMKKYMPSQFIFAFVLGFTFGFAWTPCIGPALASILILGTSSGSFLISNILVIIYAIGLTLPFFIVGLFTDQTLEWLNKRKKWMNIAVKAGAIVLIVIGITMVTGKMNDISKYMSNASTPVATQKEPVEQNQFPLPYALKDQNQQDISFQDLKGKVVFLNFWATWCPPCQRELPEIQKLYEKYKDSNEVAIITIVTPGNGEKSQEEIIEFLDEKGYNMPVLFDNGEVTSYFQISSLPTTFMIEKTGEPYGYAVGQLNLEIMESMINEVLNK, translated from the coding sequence ATGAATTTTATCCTCGTCTTCTTTGAAGGGCTCTTCTCGTTTTTCTCCCCTTGCGTTTTGCCACTTATTCCTTTATATGTAGGATATCTTTCTGGTCAAAGCCATGATGAAGAAAAGCCTAGTCGTAAAAAATTATTTTTACTCACAACATGCTTTATTATTGGTATCTTTATAGCCATATTCTTATTAAATATATCAGTCCAAGTGATTAGTTCTTTTTTTAAAGAACATATGACCCTTATGACACGAATTGGTGGGATCTTGATTATTATATTAGGACTCTATCAGTTTGGTGTTATACGTTCACAAAAACTCAGTCAGACAAAACGTTTTTCTATGAAAAAATATATGCCATCACAATTTATATTTGCATTTGTTCTTGGCTTTACATTCGGTTTTGCTTGGACACCTTGTATTGGTCCAGCACTTGCATCAATTCTTATTCTAGGAACAAGTTCAGGTAGCTTTCTTATCAGTAACATATTGGTTATTATCTATGCTATAGGTTTAACTCTTCCTTTCTTTATTGTTGGGCTTTTTACTGACCAAACACTGGAATGGTTAAACAAACGTAAAAAATGGATGAACATTGCAGTCAAGGCAGGTGCAATTGTTCTCATTGTGATTGGTATCACGATGGTTACTGGTAAAATGAATGATATCTCAAAATATATGAGCAATGCTTCAACTCCCGTTGCGACACAAAAAGAACCTGTTGAACAAAATCAATTTCCTCTCCCTTATGCATTAAAAGATCAAAATCAGCAGGATATTTCTTTTCAGGATTTAAAAGGTAAAGTTGTCTTCCTTAATTTTTGGGCAACTTGGTGTCCACCATGTCAAAGAGAATTGCCTGAAATTCAAAAACTCTATGAAAAATATAAAGACAGCAATGAAGTTGCCATCATTACCATTGTTACTCCTGGCAATGGTGAGAAATCACAAGAAGAAATTATAGAATTTTTAGATGAAAAAGGTTATAATATGCCCGTACTCTTTGATAACGGTGAAGTGACTTCCTATTTCCAAATATCAAGTTTACCAACAACATTTATGATTGAAAAAACGGGCGAACCATATGGTTATGCAGTTGGTCAATTAAATTTGGAAATTATGGAATCGATGATTAATGAAGTTTTAAACAAGTGA
- a CDS encoding thioredoxin family protein, translating to MSKVLHRNENEFLDFYQNAELLFIDFFAEWCGPCKMLAPSIDKLADEHPEATVVKIDVDATPLLAAKFNVQSIPSLFVVKKGKITNKQLGFVPYPALENMLKG from the coding sequence ATGTCAAAAGTATTACATCGAAATGAAAATGAATTTTTAGATTTTTATCAAAATGCTGAATTACTCTTTATAGATTTCTTTGCTGAATGGTGTGGCCCATGTAAAATGTTAGCACCTAGTATAGATAAGTTGGCTGATGAACATCCTGAAGCAACAGTTGTGAAAATTGATGTTGATGCCACTCCTTTATTAGCAGCAAAATTCAATGTACAATCTATACCTAGTTTATTTGTTGTGAAAAAAGGTAAAATAACAAACAAGCAGTTAGGTTTTGTTCCCTATCCTGCTTTAGAGAATATGTTAAAGGGATAA
- a CDS encoding FAD-dependent oxidoreductase produces the protein MKHYDAIIIGFGKGGKTLAGELAKRGKKVALIEKSNQMYGGTCINEGCIPSKSLIVQADTKEYLAAVEQKENLITKLRQKNYDKLAQLDNVDIIDGTARFVDNYTVEIDGQKTIFADYIFINTGSKSVIPSIQGIQEAKHIYTSATIMKETTLPKNLAIIGGGYIGLELASMYARYGSQVTVFELNERLVGREDEDVALEIQHILENQGVQFKFKSRVQEVSNQNEKAVIHYSQDETRYIDRFDAILLATGRSANTADLGLENTGVQMNERGQIIVNEYLQTDVPHIYAMGDVKGGLQFTYISLDDYRIVKDHLFGNKTRTIHNRGHIPYSVFISPTFSRIGLSEQEATQQGYDVKIAKLPTAAIPRANVDGKPEGILKAIIDKKTDAILGCVLLCERSEEMINFVQLAMNQNMKYQDIANHIFTHPSMSEALNDLFNI, from the coding sequence ATGAAACATTATGATGCTATTATTATTGGATTTGGTAAAGGTGGAAAAACGTTAGCTGGTGAGCTTGCAAAGCGTGGAAAAAAAGTGGCATTAATTGAAAAATCAAATCAAATGTATGGTGGAACATGCATTAACGAAGGATGTATTCCTTCTAAATCTTTAATTGTTCAAGCAGATACAAAAGAATATTTAGCAGCTGTTGAACAAAAAGAAAACTTAATTACAAAACTACGCCAAAAGAATTATGATAAATTGGCACAATTAGATAATGTTGATATTATTGATGGAACAGCAAGATTTGTAGACAATTATACAGTTGAAATTGATGGTCAAAAAACAATCTTTGCTGATTACATTTTTATTAATACTGGTTCAAAATCTGTGATTCCATCAATTCAAGGAATTCAAGAAGCCAAACATATATATACAAGTGCTACAATCATGAAAGAAACAACACTCCCAAAGAACTTAGCAATTATTGGTGGTGGATATATTGGTTTAGAACTTGCTAGTATGTATGCTCGTTATGGAAGTCAGGTCACAGTCTTTGAATTGAATGAACGCTTAGTTGGGCGTGAAGATGAAGATGTTGCTTTAGAAATCCAACATATCTTAGAAAATCAAGGTGTGCAATTTAAATTTAAGAGTCGTGTTCAAGAAGTCAGCAATCAAAATGAAAAAGCTGTCATTCACTACAGTCAAGATGAAACGCGATATATTGATCGTTTTGACGCCATTTTATTAGCAACTGGACGATCAGCAAATACTGCTGATTTAGGTTTAGAAAATACTGGTGTTCAAATGAATGAAAGAGGACAGATTATTGTTAATGAATATTTACAAACTGATGTTCCTCATATTTATGCAATGGGTGATGTTAAAGGTGGATTACAATTCACTTATATTTCATTAGATGATTATCGTATTGTTAAAGATCATCTTTTTGGAAATAAGACAAGAACCATTCATAATCGTGGTCATATTCCTTATTCAGTATTTATTTCACCAACATTCTCTCGCATAGGATTAAGTGAACAAGAAGCCACTCAGCAGGGATATGATGTCAAAATTGCAAAGCTCCCTACTGCTGCTATTCCTCGAGCCAATGTTGATGGCAAACCAGAAGGAATTTTAAAAGCGATTATAGATAAAAAAACTGATGCAATACTAGGTTGTGTCTTGTTATGTGAACGCAGTGAAGAAATGATTAACTTTGTTCAATTAGCAATGAATCAAAATATGAAATATCAAGATATTGCTAATCATATCTTTACTCATCCATCAATGAGTGAAGCTTTAAATGATCTGTTTAATATATAG
- a CDS encoding heavy metal-binding domain-containing protein → MIISALPYYLDQTVIEDLGYIYAYDDQLMLSRIVDDSIKEAMKELTKKAEKRGANAILGVHMTITENSRVMLSGQAVVIANVE, encoded by the coding sequence ATGATTATTTCAGCACTACCTTATTATTTAGATCAAACAGTCATTGAAGATTTGGGTTATATTTACGCATATGATGATCAATTGATGTTGAGTCGAATCGTTGATGATAGTATCAAAGAAGCGATGAAAGAACTGACTAAAAAAGCTGAGAAACGTGGTGCCAATGCCATTTTAGGTGTGCATATGACAATAACAGAGAATTCTCGTGTTATGTTATCTGGACAGGCTGTTGTGATAGCAAATGTCGAATAA